In Phreatobacter stygius, a genomic segment contains:
- the cobN gene encoding cobaltochelatase subunit CobN, translating to MHILPATTVTLDEADRAVDLGQAAGDVVVLSFADSDLTALSAAAKAQPLTVRLASLRQLKHPLSVDLYLDKTVTGSRFVLVRLLGGLDYWRYGLDQLHAACRQANIPLAVLPGDDRGDDRLAAYGTVDATVTHALDSYFQAGGGADNMRRLLGRIAGHLDPEAKVEPALPLPALFAWSAAKGPEAWPEALAGCPAGRPLALVLVYRSSVTSGDTGIAAALARALAARGLAPLVIALTSLKDAPAAAELERLIATRKPAVIVTTTAFSARDGDGFVLDTADCPVLQAIPVGNPREAWLASPRGLSAVDLAMQVALPEFDGRLAGAVVGFKQATEDTASGLVERRLLPDEDGVAALADLALAWVVLRQKPAAARRLALVLSDYPARGGRAGFAVGLDTPESVKVIHGLLAEAGYTVDDCPAPAALMPLLVDGDAGFSVPLDTYQAFLAGLPDGVQAALLAAHGKPEDDPSFDDGAFRFRALSTGHLRIALQPPRDAGPDRKLAYHDPDRPPGHGYLAFYCGLRIVDQVDAIIHLGTHGTTEWLPGKAVALSAACWPKIAIGSLPVVYPYVVDDPGEAAPAKRRLGAITLGHLPPELAASDLHGETALLRDLVEEYSAAQVMDPRRADLVAAEIRQRAESSGLAAACGVTAEQDMSAALTTLDAHLCDLAETSFRDGLHVFGQALHDQDSSANERRNLIRALDGRFVPPGPAGSPHRGRPDVLPTGRNLATLDPRAIPTRAATQLGARAARAVLDRHLQDQGDWPRRVVMDLWASPTLRSGGEDIAHALALMGVEPVWHAASTRVTGFSILPLARLDHPRVDVTIRISGAFRDTFPEQIALLDSAARAVADLDEDDAWNEPAAARRRGENRARVFGAPPGRFGAGAGTLALDGDWQDLADLGRAYLAATSHAFGGPEAAGVADASFAGRVAGAEAFIHVSDVAGRDILEASGAADGIGGFAAAAESLGGQARAYSLDTSTPDTPKVRTLAEDLSRIVHGRLIHPRWIAGQLAHGWRGAAELAEAVDSLFVYAATTKAVPDAMFDAVFQAYLGDEAVALRLRKANPGAHQAIAERFADARRRGLWTTRLNSVAALLDLAAGEATP from the coding sequence ATGCACATCCTGCCCGCCACCACCGTGACGCTTGACGAGGCCGACCGCGCGGTCGACCTCGGCCAGGCGGCCGGCGACGTGGTGGTGCTGTCTTTCGCCGACAGCGACCTGACGGCGCTGTCGGCGGCGGCCAAGGCCCAGCCGCTGACGGTCAGGCTCGCCAGCCTGCGCCAGCTGAAACACCCGCTTTCCGTCGATCTCTATCTCGACAAGACGGTCACGGGCTCACGTTTCGTGCTGGTGCGCCTGCTCGGCGGGCTCGACTATTGGCGTTATGGGCTCGACCAGCTCCATGCCGCCTGCCGGCAGGCGAATATTCCGCTCGCCGTCCTGCCGGGCGACGATCGCGGCGATGACCGGCTCGCCGCCTATGGCACCGTCGACGCCACGGTCACGCATGCGCTCGACAGCTATTTCCAGGCCGGCGGCGGCGCCGACAACATGCGCCGGCTGCTCGGCCGGATCGCCGGGCATCTCGACCCCGAAGCAAAGGTGGAGCCGGCCCTGCCGCTGCCGGCCTTGTTCGCCTGGAGCGCGGCGAAAGGACCCGAGGCCTGGCCCGAGGCGCTTGCCGGCTGTCCCGCCGGCCGGCCGCTCGCCCTGGTCCTGGTCTATCGCTCCAGTGTGACATCAGGTGATACCGGGATCGCCGCGGCGCTCGCGCGGGCCTTGGCTGCGCGCGGCCTGGCGCCCCTGGTCATTGCGCTGACCAGCCTGAAGGATGCGCCGGCCGCCGCCGAACTGGAAAGGCTGATCGCGACGCGCAAGCCTGCGGTCATCGTCACGACCACCGCCTTTTCGGCGCGTGACGGCGACGGTTTCGTGCTCGATACCGCGGATTGCCCCGTTCTGCAGGCCATTCCCGTCGGCAATCCGCGCGAGGCCTGGCTGGCGTCGCCACGCGGGCTCTCGGCGGTCGATCTGGCCATGCAGGTTGCGCTGCCGGAATTCGACGGCCGGCTTGCCGGCGCCGTGGTCGGTTTCAAGCAGGCGACGGAGGACACGGCATCCGGTCTCGTCGAGCGGCGCCTGCTGCCCGACGAAGACGGTGTCGCCGCGCTGGCCGATCTTGCGCTGGCCTGGGTCGTGCTCCGGCAAAAGCCAGCCGCCGCGCGGCGCCTTGCTTTGGTGCTGTCAGACTATCCGGCGCGCGGCGGGCGCGCCGGCTTTGCCGTCGGCCTGGATACGCCCGAGAGCGTCAAGGTCATCCACGGCTTGCTGGCCGAGGCCGGTTACACGGTCGACGACTGCCCGGCGCCGGCGGCGCTGATGCCTTTGCTGGTCGACGGCGATGCCGGGTTCAGCGTGCCGCTCGACACTTACCAGGCCTTCCTTGCCGGCCTGCCCGACGGTGTCCAGGCGGCGTTGCTCGCGGCCCATGGCAAACCGGAGGACGACCCGAGCTTTGACGACGGCGCCTTCCGGTTCCGGGCCTTGTCGACCGGCCATCTGCGCATTGCCCTGCAGCCGCCGCGTGATGCCGGCCCCGATCGCAAGCTTGCCTATCACGATCCCGACCGGCCGCCCGGCCACGGTTATCTCGCCTTCTATTGCGGCCTCAGGATCGTCGACCAGGTCGACGCGATAATCCATCTCGGCACCCACGGCACCACCGAATGGCTGCCGGGCAAGGCCGTCGCGCTGTCGGCCGCCTGCTGGCCGAAGATCGCCATCGGATCGCTGCCGGTGGTCTACCCTTACGTGGTCGATGATCCCGGCGAAGCCGCGCCGGCCAAGCGCCGGCTCGGGGCGATCACGCTCGGCCACCTGCCGCCGGAGCTTGCGGCGAGCGATCTTCATGGCGAAACCGCCCTGCTGCGCGATCTGGTCGAGGAATATAGCGCCGCGCAGGTGATGGATCCGCGCCGCGCCGATCTGGTCGCCGCCGAAATCCGCCAGCGCGCCGAAAGCTCCGGCCTCGCCGCGGCCTGCGGCGTCACCGCCGAGCAGGACATGAGCGCGGCGCTGACCACGCTCGACGCCCATCTCTGCGACCTCGCCGAGACGAGTTTTCGCGACGGGCTGCATGTGTTCGGCCAGGCGCTCCATGACCAGGACTCGTCGGCCAACGAAAGACGGAACCTGATCCGGGCGCTCGACGGGCGTTTCGTGCCGCCGGGGCCGGCCGGCTCGCCGCATCGCGGCCGGCCCGATGTCTTGCCGACCGGGCGGAACCTCGCGACCCTGGACCCGCGCGCCATTCCAACCCGCGCGGCGACGCAATTGGGCGCCCGTGCGGCGCGCGCCGTGCTCGACCGCCATTTGCAGGACCAGGGCGACTGGCCGCGCCGGGTCGTGATGGATCTCTGGGCCTCGCCGACCTTGCGCTCGGGCGGCGAAGATATTGCCCATGCGCTGGCGCTGATGGGGGTCGAACCGGTCTGGCATGCCGCCTCGACCCGTGTCACCGGCTTTTCGATCCTGCCGCTCGCCCGGCTCGACCATCCAAGGGTCGATGTCACCATTCGCATTTCCGGCGCCTTTCGCGACACGTTTCCCGAACAGATCGCGCTTCTGGATTCAGCCGCGCGCGCCGTCGCCGATCTCGACGAGGACGATGCCTGGAACGAGCCGGCGGCGGCGCGACGGCGCGGCGAGAACCGGGCGCGGGTGTTCGGCGCACCGCCCGGCCGCTTCGGCGCAGGCGCCGGCACGCTGGCGCTCGACGGCGACTGGCAAGATCTGGCCGACCTCGGCCGCGCCTATCTTGCCGCCACCAGCCATGCTTTTGGCGGGCCCGAGGCCGCCGGCGTGGCGGATGCGAGCTTCGCCGGCCGGGTCGCCGGCGCCGAGGCCTTCATCCATGTCAGCGACGTCGCCGGCCGCGACATCCTGGAGGCGTCGGGCGCCGCCGACGGCATTGGCGGTTTCGCGGCCGCGGCCGAAAGCCTCGGCGGCCAAGCCCGGGCCTATAGCCTCGATACGTCGACGCCCGACACGCCGAAGGTCAGGACGCTCGCGGAAGATCTCTCGCGCATCGTCCATGGCCGGCTCATCCATCCGCGCTGGATCGCAGGCCAGCTTGCCCATGGCTGGCGCGGTGCCGCCGAACTCGCCGAGGCGGTCGACAGCCTGTTCGTTTACGCCGCGACCACCAAGGCCGTGCCCGACGCGATGTTCGACGCGGTGTTCCAGGCCTATCTCGGCGACGAGGCCGTGGCGCTCCGGTTGCGGAAGGCCAATCCCGGAGCCCATCAGGCGATCGCCGAGCGTTTTGCCGATGCCCGGCGGCGCGGCCTGTGGACGACCCGGCTGAATTCGGTCGCGGCCTTGCTCGATCTTGCCGCCGGCGAGGCGACACCATGA
- the cobW gene encoding cobalamin biosynthesis protein CobW codes for MTQPTPATSVKNPPAKIPCTIVTGFLGAGKTTLVRHLLENNGGRRLAVLVNEFGDIGFDGSFIEGCGITGCTAEDIVELPNGCICCTVADDFIPALEKLLNRAQPPDHILIETSGLALPKPLVNAFNWPAIRNRVTVDGVIAVVDGPAVAEGTFADDPEALAAQRTQDGAVDHDNPLEEVFEDQILCADLILLNKSDAIDQATRDRVKAEIQAHLPKAIKIVETSHGKVEPALVVGLGAAAETDLAGRPSHHETEADHDHDDFESHSFAIQAVGSPDILAARVAKAAEAAGVLRLKGFAAVGDKPMRLVVQGVGRRIAHHYDRAWTPGEARQGRIVAIGLKGFDRGAVEAALNG; via the coding sequence ATGACCCAGCCGACCCCGGCCACTTCCGTCAAAAATCCCCCGGCCAAAATCCCCTGCACCATCGTCACCGGCTTTCTCGGCGCCGGAAAGACCACGCTGGTCCGCCATCTCCTGGAAAACAATGGCGGCCGGCGGCTGGCCGTGCTGGTCAACGAGTTCGGCGATATCGGCTTCGACGGGTCGTTCATCGAAGGTTGCGGCATTACCGGCTGTACGGCCGAGGACATTGTCGAACTGCCGAACGGCTGCATTTGCTGCACGGTGGCCGATGATTTCATCCCGGCGCTGGAAAAGCTGCTGAACCGCGCGCAGCCACCCGACCATATCCTGATCGAGACCTCGGGCCTCGCCCTGCCGAAACCGCTGGTCAATGCCTTCAACTGGCCGGCGATCCGCAATCGCGTGACCGTCGACGGCGTCATCGCGGTGGTCGATGGCCCGGCGGTGGCCGAGGGTACCTTCGCCGACGACCCGGAGGCGCTCGCCGCCCAGCGCACCCAGGACGGCGCGGTCGATCACGACAATCCGCTGGAAGAGGTGTTCGAGGACCAGATCCTGTGCGCCGACCTGATCCTGCTCAACAAGAGCGACGCGATCGACCAGGCCACCCGGGACCGGGTGAAGGCCGAGATCCAGGCGCATCTGCCGAAAGCGATCAAGATCGTCGAAACCTCTCACGGCAAGGTCGAGCCGGCCCTGGTGGTCGGTCTCGGCGCCGCCGCCGAAACCGATCTGGCCGGCCGCCCCTCGCATCACGAGACCGAAGCGGACCACGACCACGACGATTTCGAGAGCCATTCCTTCGCGATTCAAGCGGTCGGCTCGCCCGACATCCTGGCGGCCCGGGTCGCCAAGGCGGCGGAAGCCGCCGGCGTGCTGCGCCTGAAGGGTTTCGCCGCGGTCGGCGACAAGCCGATGCGCCTGGTCGTCCAGGGCGTTGGCCGCCGCATCGCCCATCATTATGATCGGGCCTGGACGCCGGGCGAGGCCCGCCAGGGCCGGATCGTGGCGATCGGGTTGAAGGGTTTCGACCGTGGCGCGGTCGAGGCCGCGCTCAACGGCTGA
- the cobU gene encoding bifunctional adenosylcobinamide kinase/adenosylcobinamide-phosphate guanylyltransferase — translation MPSPTRSVTLVLGGARSGKSRHAESLIEALPAPWRYVATAQAYDDEMRARIAEHRGRRGAGWQTVDAPIDLVGAIAGAPAGTPVLVDCLTLWLTNLILAEADIAAARAALAEACRRTTGPLVLVSNEVGLGIVPDNALARRFRDEAGRLHQELADVATHVVFMVAGLPMIVK, via the coding sequence ATGCCGAGCCCGACCCGATCCGTGACCCTGGTGTTGGGCGGCGCGCGTTCCGGCAAGAGCCGCCATGCCGAAAGCCTGATCGAGGCGCTGCCCGCACCCTGGCGCTATGTCGCAACCGCGCAGGCCTATGACGACGAGATGCGCGCGCGGATCGCCGAACATCGCGGCCGGCGCGGCGCAGGCTGGCAGACCGTCGACGCGCCGATCGATCTCGTCGGCGCGATCGCCGGGGCGCCCGCAGGCACGCCCGTCCTGGTCGACTGCCTGACGCTCTGGCTGACCAACCTGATCCTGGCCGAGGCCGACATCGCCGCGGCGCGCGCAGCCCTTGCCGAGGCCTGCCGGAGAACCACCGGGCCGCTGGTTCTGGTCTCCAACGAGGTCGGGCTCGGCATCGTGCCCGACAATGCCCTGGCGCGCCGGTTCCGCGACGAGGCCGGCCGGCTGCACCAGGAGCTTGCTGATGTCGCGACCCATGTGGTCTTCATGGTGGCCGGATTGCCGATGATCGTGAAATGA
- the cobO gene encoding cob(I)yrinic acid a,c-diamide adenosyltransferase, producing the protein MTDKTEEAERHRAKMAKRKAVQDAEVASKIVEKGLLIVNTGPGKGKSTAALGLILRALGHGWRVGVVQFIKGAWSTGERQALAVFGDRIAWHAMGEGFTWETQDKARDIAAAERAFAKARELMADETIGLVVLDELNIALRYDYLPLAEVVETLAGRRPGLHVVVTGRNAKPELIAAADLVTEMTLVKHHFAQGVKAQAGIEF; encoded by the coding sequence ATGACTGATAAAACCGAGGAGGCCGAGCGCCACCGCGCCAAAATGGCCAAGCGCAAGGCGGTGCAGGACGCCGAGGTGGCCTCCAAGATCGTCGAAAAGGGCCTGCTGATCGTCAATACCGGCCCGGGCAAGGGCAAGTCGACGGCCGCCCTCGGGCTGATCCTGCGGGCGCTCGGCCATGGCTGGCGGGTCGGCGTGGTGCAGTTCATCAAGGGCGCCTGGTCGACCGGCGAACGGCAGGCGCTTGCCGTCTTCGGCGACCGGATCGCCTGGCATGCGATGGGCGAAGGTTTCACCTGGGAAACCCAGGACAAGGCGCGCGACATCGCCGCCGCCGAGCGCGCCTTCGCCAAGGCCCGGGAGCTGATGGCTGACGAGACCATTGGCCTCGTCGTGCTCGACGAACTCAATATCGCGCTGCGCTACGACTATCTGCCGCTCGCCGAGGTGGTCGAGACGCTGGCCGGCCGCCGGCCCGGCCTGCATGTCGTGGTCACCGGCCGCAATGCCAAGCCGGAGCTGATCGCGGCCGCCGACCTGGTGACCGAAATGACCCTGGTGAAGCACCATTTCGCGCAAGGGGTGAAGGCCCAGGCGGGAATCGAGTTCTGA
- a CDS encoding cobyric acid synthase, giving the protein MARALMIQGTGSNVGKSLVVAGLARLFARRGLKVRPFKPQNMSNNAAVTSDGGEIGRAQALQARAAFVAPTVHMNPVLLKPQSDVGSQIIVQGRRVGTAKAREFQAWKPRLMEAVLGSFRQLSDEADLVLVEGAGSASEVNLRPGDIANMGFARATHTPVVLVGDIDRGGVIASLVGTKVVIAPEDAAMIRGFIVNRFRGDPSLFSGGMAIIAERTGWPALGLVPHFAEAGLLPAEDILGLRRQADGAGEGGRDRRAVIAVPVMPRIANFDDLDPLRTEPGVDVQLVEPGKPIPAEAALVLLPGSKTTIDDLLFLRAQGWDIDLAGHVRRGGRVLGICGGYQMLGRSIADPQGIEGPPRQVPGLGLLDVETVLTADKNLTPVTGISLATGAPFSGYEMHLGQTEGPDTGRAFARFADGRRDGAVSADGRVTGTYVHGLFAGDAQRRAWLAHLGAATSNLAYEALVDDILDRFAAHLEAHLDIERLWAIAGEAEG; this is encoded by the coding sequence ATGGCCCGCGCTTTGATGATCCAGGGCACCGGGTCGAATGTCGGCAAATCGCTTGTCGTCGCGGGCCTGGCGCGGCTGTTCGCCAGGCGTGGCCTGAAGGTTCGCCCGTTCAAGCCGCAGAACATGTCGAACAATGCGGCCGTCACGTCGGACGGCGGCGAGATCGGCCGCGCCCAGGCCCTGCAGGCCCGCGCCGCCTTCGTCGCCCCGACCGTCCACATGAACCCGGTCCTGTTGAAACCGCAAAGCGACGTCGGTTCGCAGATCATCGTCCAGGGCCGGCGTGTCGGCACCGCCAAGGCGCGCGAGTTCCAGGCCTGGAAACCGCGCCTGATGGAGGCCGTGCTCGGCTCGTTCCGCCAGCTTTCGGACGAAGCGGATCTGGTGCTGGTCGAGGGCGCCGGCTCGGCCTCGGAAGTCAATCTGCGCCCCGGCGACATCGCCAATATGGGTTTTGCCCGCGCCACCCATACCCCCGTTGTGCTGGTCGGCGACATCGACCGGGGCGGGGTGATCGCCAGCCTGGTCGGTACAAAGGTGGTGATCGCGCCCGAGGACGCGGCGATGATCCGCGGCTTCATCGTCAACCGTTTCCGCGGCGACCCGAGCCTGTTTTCTGGCGGCATGGCCATCATCGCCGAGCGCACCGGCTGGCCGGCCCTGGGGCTCGTGCCACATTTCGCCGAAGCCGGCCTGCTGCCGGCCGAGGACATCTTGGGGCTCCGCCGTCAGGCCGACGGCGCGGGCGAGGGCGGTCGCGACCGCCGCGCCGTGATCGCCGTGCCGGTCATGCCGCGCATCGCCAATTTCGACGATCTCGATCCGCTGCGCACCGAGCCCGGGGTCGATGTCCAGCTGGTCGAGCCGGGCAAGCCGATCCCCGCCGAGGCAGCACTCGTGCTGTTGCCCGGCTCCAAGACCACCATTGACGACCTCTTGTTCCTGCGCGCCCAGGGCTGGGACATCGATCTTGCCGGCCATGTCAGGCGCGGCGGGCGTGTGCTCGGCATTTGTGGCGGTTACCAGATGCTCGGCCGCTCCATTGCCGATCCTCAGGGGATCGAGGGGCCGCCGCGCCAGGTGCCGGGCCTTGGCCTGCTCGACGTCGAGACCGTGCTGACGGCGGATAAGAACCTGACGCCGGTGACCGGCATCAGCCTGGCGACCGGGGCGCCGTTCAGCGGCTATGAAATGCATCTCGGCCAAACCGAAGGGCCCGATACCGGGCGCGCCTTCGCCCGCTTCGCCGATGGCCGCCGCGACGGCGCCGTCTCGGCCGACGGCCGGGTCACCGGCACCTATGTCCACGGCCTGTTCGCCGGCGATGCCCAGCGGCGCGCCTGGCTCGCCCATCTCGGCGCCGCGACCAGCAATCTCGCCTATGAAGCCCTGGTCGACGACATCCTCGACCGCTTCGCCGCCCATCTCGAGGCCCATCTCGATATCGAGCGGCTCTGGGCGATCGCGGGCGAGGCGGAGGGGTGA
- the cbiB gene encoding adenosylcobinamide-phosphate synthase CbiB has protein sequence MLAFSPLILLGLALVIEAALGYPGPVYAAIGHPVTWIGRLIAGLDGKLNRETWTFEQRRRAGIVALVLLIAVTLAIAVAIVFACGLLGPIGVIALALVASSLIAQRSLHEHVERVAAALETGGLAAGRTAVSMIVGRNPESLDVSGVSRAAIESLAENFSDGVTAPAFWLGLAGLPGAALYKAINTADSMIGHRTPRHEAFGWAAARLDDLVNLPASRLTALLIIVAAAFDDLKAASRAIAAVRRDAGHHRSPNAGWPEAAMAGALGLRLAGPRIYGAVKVEDRWMGDGRAEATAADIRAALRLYRRACGLLWGLAGIGALIVLSL, from the coding sequence ATGCTCGCCTTCTCACCCTTGATCCTGCTCGGCCTCGCCCTCGTGATCGAGGCGGCGCTCGGTTATCCCGGGCCTGTCTACGCGGCAATCGGCCATCCCGTCACCTGGATCGGTCGTCTGATCGCAGGTCTCGACGGCAAGCTGAACCGGGAGACCTGGACATTCGAACAGCGCCGCCGGGCCGGTATCGTGGCGCTGGTCCTGCTCATCGCCGTGACGCTTGCCATTGCCGTTGCCATTGTTTTCGCCTGCGGCCTGCTCGGGCCGATCGGCGTCATTGCCCTGGCGCTGGTCGCCTCCAGCCTGATCGCCCAGCGCAGCCTCCACGAGCATGTCGAACGGGTGGCGGCCGCGCTCGAGACCGGCGGGCTTGCCGCCGGGCGGACCGCCGTGTCGATGATCGTCGGGCGCAATCCGGAAAGCCTCGATGTCTCCGGCGTGTCGCGTGCGGCGATCGAGAGCCTGGCCGAGAACTTCTCCGACGGCGTCACCGCGCCGGCGTTCTGGCTCGGGCTCGCCGGCCTGCCGGGCGCCGCCCTCTACAAGGCGATCAACACCGCCGATTCGATGATCGGCCACCGCACGCCGCGCCATGAGGCGTTCGGCTGGGCGGCGGCGCGTCTCGACGACCTGGTCAACCTGCCCGCGTCCCGGCTGACGGCGCTGCTGATCATCGTGGCGGCGGCATTCGACGACCTGAAGGCGGCAAGCCGCGCCATTGCCGCGGTCCGGCGCGACGCCGGCCATCACCGCTCGCCCAATGCCGGCTGGCCGGAAGCGGCCATGGCCGGCGCGCTGGGCTTAAGGCTCGCCGGGCCGCGCATCTATGGAGCGGTCAAGGTCGAGGACCGCTGGATGGGTGATGGCCGCGCCGAGGCGACGGCAGCCGATATCCGCGCGGCGCTGCGGCTCTACCGGCGCGCCTGCGGCCTGCTCTGGGGGTTGGCCGGCATTGGGGCTCTGATCGTGCTGAGCCTTTGA
- the cobD gene encoding threonine-phosphate decarboxylase CobD, translating to MTVVSAIWHGGDLDTAKRLFPDAPDPWLDLSTGINPIPYPLPDIPASAWQRLPGRAEEAGLLAAARRAYGVPADAGLIAAPGTQILIELLPALGRAGDRIAVVGPTYGEHVRTWRKAGHEVAEVQSLAEAGDARVLVLVNPNNPDGGIVAPGELDDVARRFAARGGLIIVDEAFADFEPGTSIVPTLPPSTLVLRSFGKTYGLAGLRLGFAVARGDLTARLAERLGPWAVPGPALVVGTTALADRGWRDAAARARAGDAERLDRLLAKIGRVIGGTSLFRLVETEQAADLFDRLGRHGIYVRRFQDQPLRLRFGLPAGEAAWSRLAAALAG from the coding sequence ATGACGGTGGTTTCGGCGATCTGGCACGGCGGCGATCTGGACACGGCGAAGCGGCTTTTCCCCGATGCGCCGGACCCCTGGCTCGATCTCTCGACCGGGATCAATCCCATCCCATACCCATTGCCCGACATTCCCGCCAGCGCCTGGCAGCGCTTGCCCGGCCGCGCCGAAGAGGCCGGCCTGCTGGCGGCGGCGCGCCGGGCCTATGGCGTGCCCGCTGATGCCGGCCTGATCGCCGCGCCCGGCACGCAGATCCTGATCGAGCTTTTGCCCGCGCTCGGCCGGGCCGGCGACAGGATCGCCGTGGTCGGCCCGACCTATGGCGAACATGTGAGGACCTGGCGCAAGGCCGGGCACGAGGTCGCCGAGGTCCAGAGCCTGGCCGAAGCCGGCGACGCGCGCGTTCTCGTGCTGGTCAATCCGAACAACCCCGACGGCGGCATCGTTGCGCCGGGGGAGCTCGATGATGTCGCCCGCCGGTTCGCCGCCCGTGGCGGCCTCATCATCGTCGACGAGGCCTTTGCCGATTTCGAGCCTGGCACCAGCATCGTTCCGACCCTGCCGCCATCGACCCTGGTGCTGCGGTCCTTCGGCAAGACCTATGGTCTCGCCGGGCTGAGGCTCGGTTTTGCTGTCGCTCGTGGCGACCTTACCGCCCGGCTGGCCGAGCGGCTCGGCCCCTGGGCGGTCCCGGGCCCGGCCTTGGTTGTCGGCACGACCGCGCTGGCCGACCGCGGCTGGCGCGACGCCGCCGCTCGGGCCCGCGCCGGCGATGCCGAACGCCTCGATCGACTGCTGGCGAAAATCGGACGGGTGATCGGCGGCACCAGCCTGTTTCGCCTGGTCGAGACCGAGCAGGCCGCCGATCTGTTCGACCGGCTCGGCCGCCACGGCATCTATGTCCGGCGGTTCCAGGACCAGCCGTTGCGGCTGCGCTTCGGCTTGCCGGCGGGCGAGGCGGCCTGGTCACGCCTCGCGGCGGCACTTGCGGGCTGA
- a CDS encoding LLM class flavin-dependent oxidoreductase, producing the protein MRIDLAGWTREATLGDHRAFLALFERADRLGFDGVWFAEFHFRAGLPYPSTLLLAAAIFARTGRLRVGTSILVLPLHHPLMLAEQIAQLDFQSGGRLDVGIGRGTDPATFAALGIEQTSARDRFEQGFAILRQALTHEQASAGTGPWHFSDVPVGPRVVQRPHPPLYVAGSTPETLGFAVAHDLPLLLSLEPPEGRQLGIYRDLLARSGRPSALARSSLSRYVCIGATQAAAEARIDDLLPRIYQRRLGFAAARGVPADQVPPLDRDQVLRDQVIHGDPDACHAEIVRLKATTGIGELRCVFNGNGVLDNETALAGMELFAAEVLPALRRERPTAQAAPEVSFTD; encoded by the coding sequence ATGCGCATCGATCTGGCCGGCTGGACCCGCGAGGCGACGCTCGGCGACCACAGGGCTTTCCTGGCGCTGTTCGAACGTGCCGACCGGCTCGGTTTCGACGGCGTCTGGTTCGCCGAGTTCCATTTTCGCGCCGGCCTGCCTTACCCGTCGACGCTTCTGCTGGCCGCGGCGATCTTCGCCCGGACCGGACGGCTGCGTGTCGGCACCTCGATCCTGGTCCTGCCGCTGCATCACCCCCTGATGCTGGCCGAGCAGATCGCCCAGCTCGACTTTCAGAGCGGCGGACGGCTGGATGTCGGGATCGGCCGCGGCACCGATCCCGCGACCTTCGCGGCGCTCGGCATCGAACAGACTTCGGCGCGCGACCGTTTCGAACAGGGGTTCGCCATCCTGCGCCAGGCGCTGACGCATGAACAGGCGAGCGCCGGGACCGGCCCCTGGCACTTCAGCGACGTGCCGGTCGGGCCGCGCGTGGTGCAGCGGCCGCATCCGCCGCTCTATGTCGCGGGATCGACGCCGGAAACGCTCGGTTTCGCCGTCGCGCACGACCTGCCGCTGCTGCTCAGCCTCGAGCCGCCGGAGGGCCGGCAGCTCGGCATCTACCGGGACCTTCTGGCGCGCAGCGGCCGGCCCAGCGCCTTGGCCCGGTCGTCGCTCTCCCGTTATGTCTGCATTGGCGCGACGCAAGCGGCGGCCGAGGCGCGGATCGACGACCTGCTGCCGCGGATCTACCAGCGCCGGCTTGGGTTTGCCGCGGCGCGCGGCGTGCCGGCCGACCAGGTGCCGCCGCTCGACCGCGACCAGGTGCTGCGCGACCAGGTCATCCATGGCGACCCGGACGCCTGCCATGCCGAGATCGTCAGGCTGAAAGCGACGACCGGCATCGGCGAGCTGCGCTGCGTCTTCAACGGCAATGGCGTGCTCGACAATGAAACCGCGCTCGCCGGCATGGAGCTGTTCGCGGCCGAGGTCCTGCCGGCCTTGCGGCGTGAGCGGCCAACGGCACAGGCCGCGCCGGAGGTCAGTTTCACCGATTGA